A portion of the Camelus dromedarius isolate mCamDro1 chromosome 35, mCamDro1.pat, whole genome shotgun sequence genome contains these proteins:
- the LOC135320024 gene encoding olfactory receptor 4P4-like, translating into MFSGNLLILLTIRGSRLREQPMYFFLSYLSFTDVCFTSTMAPKLITDLLAQQKTISYNSCMAHMFYAHFFGATEIFILVAMTYEHYTAICRPLQYMVIMNRQVCYGLIMASAVGAFVHSIMQVLIIIQLLFCGPSQIDHYFCGIFPLLKLACTDISLLVIAIITTTGVLSILTFVALVISYIIILWTCSSEGFRKSVSTYGSHITVVFTLFLPLIFTYVPMAASVSNDKIFALFYTMTAPMFNPLIYTLRNTDMRNAMRKVW; encoded by the coding sequence ATGTTCTCTGGAAATCTGCTCATTCTTCTCACCATCAGGGGAAGCCGCCTCAGAGAGCAgcccatgtactttttcctcagCTACTTGTCCTTCACGGATGTCTGCTTTACCTCCACCATGGCCCCCAAGCTGATCACTGACTTACTGGCCCAGCAGAAGACCATCTCCTACAACAGCTGCATGGCCCACATGTTTTATGCTCACTTCTTTGGTGCCACTGAGATCTTCATCTTGGTGGCCATGACCTATGAACACTACACAGCCATCTGCAGACCACTTCAGTACATGGTCATCATGAACAGACAGGTGTGCTATGGCCTCATAATGGCATCTGCTGTCGGCGCCTTTGTCCATTCCATCATGCAAGTATTGATTATTATCCAGCTTCTGTTCTGTGGCCCCAGTCAGATAGACCACTATTTTTGTGGCATATTCCCCTTGCTGAAGCTGGCCTGTACCGACATTAGTCTGTTGGTAAttgcaatcatcaccaccacaGGGGTGCTGTCCATTTTAACCTTTGTTGCCTTGGTAATCTCTTACATCATCATCCTGTGGACCTGCTCCTCTGAGGGCTTCCGCAAATCCGTCTCCACCTATGGCTCACATATCACTGTTGTGTTCACTTTATTCTTGCCCCTCATCTTCACCTATGTCCCCATGGCTGCTTCTGTCAGTAATGACAAGATTTTTGCCTTGTTTTACACTATGACTGCCCCCATGTTCAACCCTCTTATCTACACCCTGAGAAACACAGACATGAGGAATGCCATGAGGAAAGTGTGGTGA